In Geotalea uraniireducens, the genomic window GGCGCCGCACTGGTACCGGCGCAGTCGCAGTCCACGGACATGTTGCGCAGCACATTGATGTAGACAATCCGCTTGCCGAAGTGATCCACAGTGGCTTTTGCCGACTCCACCATGTTTTCCTGGAAAGGTTCGCCCTTGAGCCAGAGGTCGTAATGAACGTTGTCAGGGGCACCATGGACCATCTTCTTGCCGATGGTCCCGTCGGCACAGCCGATGGCGATATTTTTCAGCGAACCGCCGAAACCGCCCATGGCGTGCCCTTTAAAATGGGTCAACACCACTAACGAATCATAATTCAGCAAGTGTTTGCCCACCGACATCTCCTTGAAGCGCTTTCCTCCTTTGACGGGGATCATCACCGCCCCATCCTCATCCATGATATCTACCGGACAGAAGTTCCAACCGTTGATCCTGATGGTTTCGCGATGATCTGCCGTAGTAAACCGTTTCCCTTTATACAAGGTATTCGTCTCAACGATAGTGCTGTTGGGAATCTGCTGCTGCAGTGCCTTGACCATCTCCCGCGGCAGGATATTGGGTCCATGGGGTTCACCGGTGTGCAGTTTGATGCCAACCTTGCCTGTTATGTTTTGTTTGATTCTGGAATAGATTTTCAACAGTCCGGCAGCGCTGATATCTTTTGTAAAAAAAACAGGGGAATGAGCCTGCTCGGCGGCAAAAACACTCCCAAGGCCCAAACCATTGCTCATGGCAACAGTTCCCAGGACCAGAGCTCCGGACTGCAGGAAGTTTCGACGTGAAATT contains:
- a CDS encoding DUF362 domain-containing protein, coding for MAKGISRRNFLQSGALVLGTVAMSNGLGLGSVFAAEQAHSPVFFTKDISAAGLLKIYSRIKQNITGKVGIKLHTGEPHGPNILPREMVKALQQQIPNSTIVETNTLYKGKRFTTADHRETIRINGWNFCPVDIMDEDGAVMIPVKGGKRFKEMSVGKHLLNYDSLVVLTHFKGHAMGGFGGSLKNIAIGCADGTIGKKMVHGAPDNVHYDLWLKGEPFQENMVESAKATVDHFGKRIVYINVLRNMSVDCDCAGTSAAPVRAHDLGILASTDLLAVEQASIDLVYKLPEGELHDLRERIESRKGLRQLSYMKELSMGNGRYELITI